GTCTTGGCGCGAAAACATAGCAACTCTTATGAGTTCTAATCTAAAAATTTTAAAACAAATTAATTATGCAATTCATTTCTAAATTCCTCCCCCTATGCCGACAGACCCAAGAGCTTTACAGGGCTTACAAAGTGGCGATGTCATTTGGGTGCCATTCCCAAACTCCGACGGCCAAACTTATAAACTAAGACCTGTAATGGTTATCGTTAATGATGAAACACTGAAACAGCTATGTGTAGCTTGTGTAACAAAAAAATTAGAACAGGAAACCTTGGTATATAGAAATTCCAACAGAACATCAACCTGTAATGGGTTTGAAATTTAAGTCTATGATTAATTTAGGGAATGTACAAACAATTAATTACAGCCTAATTAAATTTTTCGAAAAGCAGGGCCAAACCCCAGAGCAATTTAAGGAAAAAATAGGAAAAATAATAGAATCTATAAAAG
The sequence above is drawn from the Sphingobacteriales bacterium genome and encodes:
- a CDS encoding type II toxin-antitoxin system PemK/MazF family toxin, with the protein product MPTDPRALQGLQSGDVIWVPFPNSDGQTYKLRPVMVIVNDETLKQLCVACVTKKLEQETLVYRNSNRTSTCNGFEI